One region of Mugil cephalus isolate CIBA_MC_2020 chromosome 17, CIBA_Mcephalus_1.1, whole genome shotgun sequence genomic DNA includes:
- the kiaa0586 gene encoding protein TALPID3 isoform X10 translates to MSQLSPDQSFCSSGILQPGRVRGPGTGPGPGPVQITVQKLRDPPRVQPPLTEHRYKLSRGTMRQKPQNGAPIRQEAEQRPETSGNHVQTSRFAAGGRNLLLAALKQRSHSAPRRTVKVQLLDQRRPPSTTKPQDEMGGSLDQVEAGLAPGRQGNASQEAAVDQVEAAAVASAAAAALAAPLLKAQSEVEVRMSQLVDIVEKLLQTQRGRSLSQWSLQYLETVQSQLESTLSRETGQAPLTSDLPAQMEIAANRCSVPASSSSSSSSSSDAVKTTAVVMDTRRRDRSPDESRDERRLLRKPSSAFHGQELLRPAGEGGRLKTNQNQYGPPDPRPSRSVQVQMTPLAPSMLEEAGHVLRQVQRQKKVLEENLENLLRVEAGGVLQSHLEALAANRDWSEEVRIKKTVDAWINSLSTDVQAETTSEDHALTAGQRGGQTAGQRGGQTAGQRGGQRMASDSGGRMDMEPVDEDGESYLSRLYGRAPYEGLRRTLKKSPYLRFSSPASPVSRKLRPRLVESVRGVKLKSCKTQTSLAPPLAVSPGRPQRQRVFSSSHLTSGDPGDGVPVAVAIPLTARPRMVYSSRCEHPQEVTSQPTAPPSCVAAPEPEQQEPEADGAQSPPLPPLPPLPPTNAVDILERKSSGDEPEEENVFPGSEFLSVGDVQEEDSVVGEESVVGEESVELVGGSSPPPVLYQGPVFPPVVPPTLPAQDQVSVLGINQQQDVLENRLVEWLEQQLMSKLISDMRPSTFSDPAHNDSSNQSELEKHSASSDTEGAGGGGGGGGAGGAGAGGAGGAAGGAGAGAGDLQLFIDSDVFVDSELIRQLVDEVLMETIALMLGQRDTLDTGPEPAPDQEDVPVPLVPTPVPTPPPSPTQPSPETTPVTTPPASEPSSPVNNGPHPPVPAPELLATPTPSPEPAPSAGMTTPPLTWGDAEVRLDEERPEQHLDAENQLLMSEPPQSDPHSPPPPPPPPGPRPASPSSSSDASSSTSRTSSTSRTAGTEALKHISEGELLLSVNQLLVMAEDETIGSFSSSLQDMDLDPPSDGQIRGHSLLLALVTKMEEGASDRGQRPQPEGSWRMGDQDQDQDQEEMSIGEFREKLRRKPDPSQRSPVSSPGQTSQTADWSEHHHHHRHHQESCPHAEEEEEVEEGGTRRMDVHLPSTRPEKEEKEEKEVKEVKEVKEDSDSSTHSVF, encoded by the exons ATGTCCCAGCTCAGTCCGGATCAGTCCTTCTGCAGCTCAGGTATTCTTCAGCCGGGCCGGGTACGCGGACCAGgaacaggaccaggaccaggaccggtcCAGATAACTGTCCAGAAGCTACGGGACCCTCCCCGTGTCCAGCCTCCTCTGACCGAGCATCGCTATAAGCTGAGCCGCGGGACAATGAGACAGAAGCCGCAAAACGGAGCTCCGATTCGGCAAGAGGCGGAACAGAGGCCCG AAACCTCAGGTAACCACGTCCAGACGTCACGGTTCGCAGCCGGAGGTCGAAACCTCCTCCTGGCAGCTCTGAAGCAACG CTCCCACAGCGCCCCCAGGAGGACGGTCAAAGTACAGCTGCTGGACCAGAGGCGGCCCCCGTCCACAACAAAGCCCCAGGATGAAATGGGGGGATCTTTGGACCAGGTGGAGGCGGGGCTGGCTCCTGGTCGCCAAGGAAACGCCTCCCAGGAGGCAGCGGTGGACCAGGTGGAGGCGGCAGCTGTTgcgtctgcagctgcagctgcgtTAGCTGCTCCTCTGCTGAAG GCTCAGTCAGAAGTGGAAGTTCGAATGTCTCAGCTGGTTGACATCGTCGAGAAGCTTTTGCAGACTCAAAG GGGGCGGAGCCTGAGCCAGTGGTCGCTGCAGTACCTGGAGACTGTGCAG AGCCAGCTAGAGTCCACCCTCAGCAGAGAGACCGGCCAAGcccccctgacctctgacctcccggCCCAAATGGAAATTGCAG CTAATCGCTGCTCTGtacctgcttcttcttcttcttcttcttcttcttcttctgatgcTGTGAAAACCACTGCGGTTGTCATGGATACCCGCCGGCGTGACCGATCTCCAGATGAGTCCAG gGATGAAAGGCGTCTCCTAAGAAAACCGTCCTCAGCCTTTCACGGCCAGGAGCTGCTGAGACCAGCTGGTGAGGGGGGACGTTTGAAGACT aaccagaaccagtaCGGACCTCCAGACCCTCGGCCGTCTCGGTCGGTCCAGGTCCAGATGACCCCTCTGGCCCCGTCCATGCTGGAGGAGGCAGGTCATGTTCTCCGTCAGGTTCAGAGACAGAAGAAAGTTCTGGAGGAGAATCTGGAGAATCTGCTGAGAGTTGAGGCCGGAGGAGTTCTACAAAGTCACCTGGAGGCGCTAGCTGCTAACAg AGACTGGTCTGAGGAGGTTCGCATCAAGAAGACAGTGGACGCCTGGATCAACTCTTTATCCACAGATGTCCAG gCTGAGACAACCTCTGAGGACCATGCACTGACAGCTGGACAGAGGGGAGGACAGACAGCTGGACAGAGGGGAGGACAGACAGCTGGACAGAGGGGAGGACAAAGAATG GCATCAGACTCAGGAGGACGGATGGACATGGAGCCCGTGGACGAGGACGGAGAATCGTACCTGAGCCGTCTTTATGGCAGAGCTCCGTATGAAGGCCTGAGACGAACCCTGAAAAAGAGTCCGTACCTGCGCTTCAGCTCACCTGCCTCACCTGTCAGCAGGAAGCTCCGCCCTCGACTAGTGGAGAGTGTCCGAG GTGTGAAGCTGAAGTCCTGTAAGACTCAGACCAGTctggcccctcccctcgccgTGTCACCAGGACGACCTCAGCGCCAGCGTGTCTTTAGCTCCTCCCATCTGACCTCAGGTGACCCCGGTGATGGTGTCCCTGTTGCCGTGGCGATCCCTCTGA CAGCTCGTCCCAGGATGGTTTACTCCTCCAGGTGTGAGCATccacaggaagtgacatcacaaCCTACGGCTCCTCCCTCTTGTGTAGCAGCCCCTGAGCCGGAGCAGCAG GAGCCTGAAGCCGATGGAGCTcagtctcctcctcttcctcctcttcctcctcttcctccaacaAACGCTGTCGACATCCTGGAGAGGAAGAGCAGCGGAGATGAGCCGGAAGAAGAAAACGTCTTTCCTGGATCTGAGTTCCTGTCTGTTGGTGACGTTCAG GAGGAGGACAGTGTGGTGGGGGAGGAGTCTGTGGTGGGGGAGGAGTCTGTGGAGTTGGTCGGGGGTTCGTCTCCCCCTCCTGTCCTGTACCAGGGTCCAGTCTTCCCCCCCGTCGTGCCCCCCACCCTCCCTGCCCAAGATCAGGTCTCGGTCCTGGGTATCAACCAGCAGCAGGACGTCCTGGAGAACCGCCTGGTGGAATG gctggagcagcagctgatgAGCAAACTGATCTCAGACATGCGCCCCAGCACTTTCTCTGACCCCGCCCACAACGACagctccaaccaatcagagctggaGAAGCACAGCGCCTCCTCAGACACTG agggggcaggaggaggaggaggaggaggaggagcaggaggagcaggagcaggaggagcaggaggagcagcaggaggagcaggagcaggagcaggagatcTTCAGCTCTTCATTGACTCGGACGTGTTTGTGGACTCTGAATTAATCCGTCAGCTCGTTGATGAGGTTCTGATGGAGACGATTGCACTGATGCTGGGTCAGAGGGACACTCTGGATACTGGACCTGAACCAGCACCAGATCAGGAG GACGTACCAGTTCCACTGGTCCCAACACCAGTACCGACTCCACCACCCAGTCCGACCCAGCCCAGCCCAGAGACCACACCTGTGACCACGCCCCCTGCATCAGAACCATCCAGCCCTGTGAACAACGGGCCCCACCCACCAGTCCCAGCGCCAG AGCTGTTGGCCACTCCCACTCCCAGCCCAGAGCCCGCCCCTTCTGCGGGAATGACCACACCCCCCCTCACCTGGGGAGATGCTGAAGTGCGATTGGACGAGGAGAGACCAGAGCAACACCTGGATGCAGAGAACCAGCT GCTCAtgtctgaacctcctcagtccGACCCACattccccacctcctcctcctcctcctcctggacccAGACCAGCGTCTCCCTCCAGCTCATCAGATGCCTCCAGTTCCACCAGCAGAACCAGTTCCACCAGCAGAACAGCAGGAACCGAAGCACTGAAACACATCTCAGAGGGAGAACTTCTCCTCAGCGTCAACCAGCTGCTCGTCATGGCGG AGGATGAGACCATCGGCAGTTTCTCCAGCTCTCTGCAGGACATG GATTTGGACCCCCCCAGTGACGGGCAGATCCGAGGTCACAGCCTCCTGCTGGCTTTGGTGACCAAGATGGAGGAGGGAGCttcagacagaggacagagaccaCAGCCAGAG GGCTCCTGGAGAATgggagaccaggaccaggaccaggaccaggaggagaTGAGTATCGGGGAGTTCAGAGAAAAACTGAGGAGAAAACCAGATCCTTCACAGCGGAGTCCAGTCTCCTCACCTGGACAGACGAGTCAGACGGCAG ACTGGtcagaacatcatcatcatcatcgtcatcatcaggAGTCCTGTCCTCATG ctgaggaagaggaggaggttgaggagggaggaaccaggaggaTGGATGTTCATCTGCCCTCAACCAGaccagagaaggaggagaaggaggagaaggaggtgaaggaggtgaaggaggtgaaggaggactCTGACTCTTCCACCCACAGcgttttctga
- the kiaa0586 gene encoding protein TALPID3 isoform X3, giving the protein MSQLSPDQSFCSSGILQPGRVRGPGTGPGPGPVQITVQKLRDPPRVQPPLTEHRYKLSRGTMRQKPQNGAPIRQEAEQRPETSGNHVQTSRFAAGGRNLLLAALKQRSHSAPRRTVKVQLLDQRRPPSTTKPQDEMGGSLDQVEAGLAPGRQGNASQEAAVDQVEAAAVASAAAAALAAPLLKAQSEVEVRMSQLVDIVEKLLQTQRGRSLSQWSLQYLETVQSQLESTLSRETGQAPLTSDLPAQMEIAANRCSVPASSSSSSSSSSDAVKTTAVVMDTRRRDRSPDESRDERRLLRKPSSAFHGQELLRPAGEGGRLKTNQNPSRPPDPRPSRSVQNQNPSRPPDPRLSRSVQNQNQYGPPDPRPSRSVQVQMTPLAPSMLEEAGHVLRQVQRQKKVLEENLENLLRVEAGGVLQSHLEALAANRDWSEEVRIKKTVDAWINSLSTDVQAETTSEDHALTAGQRGGQTAGQRGGQTAGQRGGQRMASDSGGRMDMEPVDEDGESYLSRLYGRAPYEGLRRTLKKSPYLRFSSPASPVSRKLRPRLVESVRGVKLKSCKTQTSLAPPLAVSPGRPQRQRVFSSSHLTSGDPGDGVPVAVAIPLTARPRMVYSSRCEHPQEVTSQPTAPPSCVAAPEPEQQPEADGAQSPPLPPLPPLPPTNAVDILERKSSGDEPEEENVFPGSEFLSVGDVQEEDSVVGEESVVGEESVELVGGSSPPPVLYQGPVFPPVVPPTLPAQDQVSVLGINQQQDVLENRLVEWLEQQLMSKLISDMRPSTFSDPAHNDSSNQSELEKHSASSDTEGAGGGGGGGGAGGAGAGGAGGAAGGAGAGAGDLQLFIDSDVFVDSELIRQLVDEVLMETIALMLGQRDTLDTGPEPAPDQEDVPVPLVPTPVPTPPPSPTQPSPETTPVTTPPASEPSSPVNNGPHPPVPAPELLATPTPSPEPAPSAGMTTPPLTWGDAEVRLDEERPEQHLDAENQLLMSEPPQSDPHSPPPPPPPPGPRPASPSSSSDASSSTSRTSSTSRTAGTEALKHISEGELLLSVNQLLVMAEDETIGSFSSSLQDMDLDPPSDGQIRGHSLLLALVTKMEEGASDRGQRPQPEGSWRMGDQDQDQDQEEMSIGEFREKLRRKPDPSQRSPVSSPGQTSQTADWSEHHHHHRHHQESCPHAEEEEEVEEGGTRRMDVHLPSTRPEKEEKEEKEVKEVKEVKEDSDSSTHSVF; this is encoded by the exons ATGTCCCAGCTCAGTCCGGATCAGTCCTTCTGCAGCTCAGGTATTCTTCAGCCGGGCCGGGTACGCGGACCAGgaacaggaccaggaccaggaccggtcCAGATAACTGTCCAGAAGCTACGGGACCCTCCCCGTGTCCAGCCTCCTCTGACCGAGCATCGCTATAAGCTGAGCCGCGGGACAATGAGACAGAAGCCGCAAAACGGAGCTCCGATTCGGCAAGAGGCGGAACAGAGGCCCG AAACCTCAGGTAACCACGTCCAGACGTCACGGTTCGCAGCCGGAGGTCGAAACCTCCTCCTGGCAGCTCTGAAGCAACG CTCCCACAGCGCCCCCAGGAGGACGGTCAAAGTACAGCTGCTGGACCAGAGGCGGCCCCCGTCCACAACAAAGCCCCAGGATGAAATGGGGGGATCTTTGGACCAGGTGGAGGCGGGGCTGGCTCCTGGTCGCCAAGGAAACGCCTCCCAGGAGGCAGCGGTGGACCAGGTGGAGGCGGCAGCTGTTgcgtctgcagctgcagctgcgtTAGCTGCTCCTCTGCTGAAG GCTCAGTCAGAAGTGGAAGTTCGAATGTCTCAGCTGGTTGACATCGTCGAGAAGCTTTTGCAGACTCAAAG GGGGCGGAGCCTGAGCCAGTGGTCGCTGCAGTACCTGGAGACTGTGCAG AGCCAGCTAGAGTCCACCCTCAGCAGAGAGACCGGCCAAGcccccctgacctctgacctcccggCCCAAATGGAAATTGCAG CTAATCGCTGCTCTGtacctgcttcttcttcttcttcttcttcttcttcttctgatgcTGTGAAAACCACTGCGGTTGTCATGGATACCCGCCGGCGTGACCGATCTCCAGATGAGTCCAG gGATGAAAGGCGTCTCCTAAGAAAACCGTCCTCAGCCTTTCACGGCCAGGAGCTGCTGAGACCAGCTGGTGAGGGGGGACGTTTGAAGACT AACCAGAACCCGTCCAGACCTCCAGACCCTCGGCCGTCTCGGTCGGTCCAGAACCAGAACCCGTCCAGACCTCCAGACCCTCGGCTGTCTCGGTCcgtccagaaccagaaccagtaCGGACCTCCAGACCCTCGGCCGTCTCGGTCGGTCCAGGTCCAGATGACCCCTCTGGCCCCGTCCATGCTGGAGGAGGCAGGTCATGTTCTCCGTCAGGTTCAGAGACAGAAGAAAGTTCTGGAGGAGAATCTGGAGAATCTGCTGAGAGTTGAGGCCGGAGGAGTTCTACAAAGTCACCTGGAGGCGCTAGCTGCTAACAg AGACTGGTCTGAGGAGGTTCGCATCAAGAAGACAGTGGACGCCTGGATCAACTCTTTATCCACAGATGTCCAG gCTGAGACAACCTCTGAGGACCATGCACTGACAGCTGGACAGAGGGGAGGACAGACAGCTGGACAGAGGGGAGGACAGACAGCTGGACAGAGGGGAGGACAAAGAATG GCATCAGACTCAGGAGGACGGATGGACATGGAGCCCGTGGACGAGGACGGAGAATCGTACCTGAGCCGTCTTTATGGCAGAGCTCCGTATGAAGGCCTGAGACGAACCCTGAAAAAGAGTCCGTACCTGCGCTTCAGCTCACCTGCCTCACCTGTCAGCAGGAAGCTCCGCCCTCGACTAGTGGAGAGTGTCCGAG GTGTGAAGCTGAAGTCCTGTAAGACTCAGACCAGTctggcccctcccctcgccgTGTCACCAGGACGACCTCAGCGCCAGCGTGTCTTTAGCTCCTCCCATCTGACCTCAGGTGACCCCGGTGATGGTGTCCCTGTTGCCGTGGCGATCCCTCTGA CAGCTCGTCCCAGGATGGTTTACTCCTCCAGGTGTGAGCATccacaggaagtgacatcacaaCCTACGGCTCCTCCCTCTTGTGTAGCAGCCCCTGAGCCGGAGCAGCAG CCTGAAGCCGATGGAGCTcagtctcctcctcttcctcctcttcctcctcttcctccaacaAACGCTGTCGACATCCTGGAGAGGAAGAGCAGCGGAGATGAGCCGGAAGAAGAAAACGTCTTTCCTGGATCTGAGTTCCTGTCTGTTGGTGACGTTCAG GAGGAGGACAGTGTGGTGGGGGAGGAGTCTGTGGTGGGGGAGGAGTCTGTGGAGTTGGTCGGGGGTTCGTCTCCCCCTCCTGTCCTGTACCAGGGTCCAGTCTTCCCCCCCGTCGTGCCCCCCACCCTCCCTGCCCAAGATCAGGTCTCGGTCCTGGGTATCAACCAGCAGCAGGACGTCCTGGAGAACCGCCTGGTGGAATG gctggagcagcagctgatgAGCAAACTGATCTCAGACATGCGCCCCAGCACTTTCTCTGACCCCGCCCACAACGACagctccaaccaatcagagctggaGAAGCACAGCGCCTCCTCAGACACTG agggggcaggaggaggaggaggaggaggaggagcaggaggagcaggagcaggaggagcaggaggagcagcaggaggagcaggagcaggagcaggagatcTTCAGCTCTTCATTGACTCGGACGTGTTTGTGGACTCTGAATTAATCCGTCAGCTCGTTGATGAGGTTCTGATGGAGACGATTGCACTGATGCTGGGTCAGAGGGACACTCTGGATACTGGACCTGAACCAGCACCAGATCAGGAG GACGTACCAGTTCCACTGGTCCCAACACCAGTACCGACTCCACCACCCAGTCCGACCCAGCCCAGCCCAGAGACCACACCTGTGACCACGCCCCCTGCATCAGAACCATCCAGCCCTGTGAACAACGGGCCCCACCCACCAGTCCCAGCGCCAG AGCTGTTGGCCACTCCCACTCCCAGCCCAGAGCCCGCCCCTTCTGCGGGAATGACCACACCCCCCCTCACCTGGGGAGATGCTGAAGTGCGATTGGACGAGGAGAGACCAGAGCAACACCTGGATGCAGAGAACCAGCT GCTCAtgtctgaacctcctcagtccGACCCACattccccacctcctcctcctcctcctcctggacccAGACCAGCGTCTCCCTCCAGCTCATCAGATGCCTCCAGTTCCACCAGCAGAACCAGTTCCACCAGCAGAACAGCAGGAACCGAAGCACTGAAACACATCTCAGAGGGAGAACTTCTCCTCAGCGTCAACCAGCTGCTCGTCATGGCGG AGGATGAGACCATCGGCAGTTTCTCCAGCTCTCTGCAGGACATG GATTTGGACCCCCCCAGTGACGGGCAGATCCGAGGTCACAGCCTCCTGCTGGCTTTGGTGACCAAGATGGAGGAGGGAGCttcagacagaggacagagaccaCAGCCAGAG GGCTCCTGGAGAATgggagaccaggaccaggaccaggaccaggaggagaTGAGTATCGGGGAGTTCAGAGAAAAACTGAGGAGAAAACCAGATCCTTCACAGCGGAGTCCAGTCTCCTCACCTGGACAGACGAGTCAGACGGCAG ACTGGtcagaacatcatcatcatcatcgtcatcatcaggAGTCCTGTCCTCATG ctgaggaagaggaggaggttgaggagggaggaaccaggaggaTGGATGTTCATCTGCCCTCAACCAGaccagagaaggaggagaaggaggagaaggaggtgaaggaggtgaaggaggtgaaggaggactCTGACTCTTCCACCCACAGcgttttctga
- the kiaa0586 gene encoding protein TALPID3 isoform X8: MSQLSPDQSFCSSGILQPGRVRGPGTGPGPGPVQITVQKLRDPPRVQPPLTEHRYKLSRGTMRQKPQNGAPIRQEAEQRPETSGNHVQTSRFAAGGRNLLLAALKQRSHSAPRRTVKVQLLDQRRPPSTTKPQDEMGGSLDQVEAGLAPGRQGNASQEAAVDQVEAAAVASAAAAALAAPLLKAQSEVEVRMSQLVDIVEKLLQTQRGRSLSQWSLQYLETVQSQLESTLSRETGQAPLTSDLPAQMEIAANRCSVPASSSSSSSSSSDAVKTTAVVMDTRRRDRSPDESRDERRLLRKPSSAFHGQELLRPAGEGGRLKTNQNPSRPPDPRLSRSVQNQNQYGPPDPRPSRSVQVQMTPLAPSMLEEAGHVLRQVQRQKKVLEENLENLLRVEAGGVLQSHLEALAANRDWSEEVRIKKTVDAWINSLSTDVQAETTSEDHALTAGQRGGQTAGQRGGQTAGQRGGQRMASDSGGRMDMEPVDEDGESYLSRLYGRAPYEGLRRTLKKSPYLRFSSPASPVSRKLRPRLVESVRGVKLKSCKTQTSLAPPLAVSPGRPQRQRVFSSSHLTSGDPGDGVPVAVAIPLTARPRMVYSSRCEHPQEVTSQPTAPPSCVAAPEPEQQEPEADGAQSPPLPPLPPLPPTNAVDILERKSSGDEPEEENVFPGSEFLSVGDVQEEDSVVGEESVVGEESVELVGGSSPPPVLYQGPVFPPVVPPTLPAQDQVSVLGINQQQDVLENRLVEWLEQQLMSKLISDMRPSTFSDPAHNDSSNQSELEKHSASSDTEGAGGGGGGGGAGGAGAGGAGGAAGGAGAGAGDLQLFIDSDVFVDSELIRQLVDEVLMETIALMLGQRDTLDTGPEPAPDQEDVPVPLVPTPVPTPPPSPTQPSPETTPVTTPPASEPSSPVNNGPHPPVPAPELLATPTPSPEPAPSAGMTTPPLTWGDAEVRLDEERPEQHLDAENQLLMSEPPQSDPHSPPPPPPPPGPRPASPSSSSDASSSTSRTSSTSRTAGTEALKHISEGELLLSVNQLLVMAEDETIGSFSSSLQDMDLDPPSDGQIRGHSLLLALVTKMEEGASDRGQRPQPEGSWRMGDQDQDQDQEEMSIGEFREKLRRKPDPSQRSPVSSPGQTSQTADWSEHHHHHRHHQESCPHAEEEEEVEEGGTRRMDVHLPSTRPEKEEKEEKEVKEVKEVKEDSDSSTHSVF; the protein is encoded by the exons ATGTCCCAGCTCAGTCCGGATCAGTCCTTCTGCAGCTCAGGTATTCTTCAGCCGGGCCGGGTACGCGGACCAGgaacaggaccaggaccaggaccggtcCAGATAACTGTCCAGAAGCTACGGGACCCTCCCCGTGTCCAGCCTCCTCTGACCGAGCATCGCTATAAGCTGAGCCGCGGGACAATGAGACAGAAGCCGCAAAACGGAGCTCCGATTCGGCAAGAGGCGGAACAGAGGCCCG AAACCTCAGGTAACCACGTCCAGACGTCACGGTTCGCAGCCGGAGGTCGAAACCTCCTCCTGGCAGCTCTGAAGCAACG CTCCCACAGCGCCCCCAGGAGGACGGTCAAAGTACAGCTGCTGGACCAGAGGCGGCCCCCGTCCACAACAAAGCCCCAGGATGAAATGGGGGGATCTTTGGACCAGGTGGAGGCGGGGCTGGCTCCTGGTCGCCAAGGAAACGCCTCCCAGGAGGCAGCGGTGGACCAGGTGGAGGCGGCAGCTGTTgcgtctgcagctgcagctgcgtTAGCTGCTCCTCTGCTGAAG GCTCAGTCAGAAGTGGAAGTTCGAATGTCTCAGCTGGTTGACATCGTCGAGAAGCTTTTGCAGACTCAAAG GGGGCGGAGCCTGAGCCAGTGGTCGCTGCAGTACCTGGAGACTGTGCAG AGCCAGCTAGAGTCCACCCTCAGCAGAGAGACCGGCCAAGcccccctgacctctgacctcccggCCCAAATGGAAATTGCAG CTAATCGCTGCTCTGtacctgcttcttcttcttcttcttcttcttcttcttctgatgcTGTGAAAACCACTGCGGTTGTCATGGATACCCGCCGGCGTGACCGATCTCCAGATGAGTCCAG gGATGAAAGGCGTCTCCTAAGAAAACCGTCCTCAGCCTTTCACGGCCAGGAGCTGCTGAGACCAGCTGGTGAGGGGGGACGTTTGAAGACT AACCAGAACCCGTCCAGACCTCCAGACCCTCGGCTGTCTCGGTCcgtccagaaccagaaccagtaCGGACCTCCAGACCCTCGGCCGTCTCGGTCGGTCCAGGTCCAGATGACCCCTCTGGCCCCGTCCATGCTGGAGGAGGCAGGTCATGTTCTCCGTCAGGTTCAGAGACAGAAGAAAGTTCTGGAGGAGAATCTGGAGAATCTGCTGAGAGTTGAGGCCGGAGGAGTTCTACAAAGTCACCTGGAGGCGCTAGCTGCTAACAg AGACTGGTCTGAGGAGGTTCGCATCAAGAAGACAGTGGACGCCTGGATCAACTCTTTATCCACAGATGTCCAG gCTGAGACAACCTCTGAGGACCATGCACTGACAGCTGGACAGAGGGGAGGACAGACAGCTGGACAGAGGGGAGGACAGACAGCTGGACAGAGGGGAGGACAAAGAATG GCATCAGACTCAGGAGGACGGATGGACATGGAGCCCGTGGACGAGGACGGAGAATCGTACCTGAGCCGTCTTTATGGCAGAGCTCCGTATGAAGGCCTGAGACGAACCCTGAAAAAGAGTCCGTACCTGCGCTTCAGCTCACCTGCCTCACCTGTCAGCAGGAAGCTCCGCCCTCGACTAGTGGAGAGTGTCCGAG GTGTGAAGCTGAAGTCCTGTAAGACTCAGACCAGTctggcccctcccctcgccgTGTCACCAGGACGACCTCAGCGCCAGCGTGTCTTTAGCTCCTCCCATCTGACCTCAGGTGACCCCGGTGATGGTGTCCCTGTTGCCGTGGCGATCCCTCTGA CAGCTCGTCCCAGGATGGTTTACTCCTCCAGGTGTGAGCATccacaggaagtgacatcacaaCCTACGGCTCCTCCCTCTTGTGTAGCAGCCCCTGAGCCGGAGCAGCAG GAGCCTGAAGCCGATGGAGCTcagtctcctcctcttcctcctcttcctcctcttcctccaacaAACGCTGTCGACATCCTGGAGAGGAAGAGCAGCGGAGATGAGCCGGAAGAAGAAAACGTCTTTCCTGGATCTGAGTTCCTGTCTGTTGGTGACGTTCAG GAGGAGGACAGTGTGGTGGGGGAGGAGTCTGTGGTGGGGGAGGAGTCTGTGGAGTTGGTCGGGGGTTCGTCTCCCCCTCCTGTCCTGTACCAGGGTCCAGTCTTCCCCCCCGTCGTGCCCCCCACCCTCCCTGCCCAAGATCAGGTCTCGGTCCTGGGTATCAACCAGCAGCAGGACGTCCTGGAGAACCGCCTGGTGGAATG gctggagcagcagctgatgAGCAAACTGATCTCAGACATGCGCCCCAGCACTTTCTCTGACCCCGCCCACAACGACagctccaaccaatcagagctggaGAAGCACAGCGCCTCCTCAGACACTG agggggcaggaggaggaggaggaggaggaggagcaggaggagcaggagcaggaggagcaggaggagcagcaggaggagcaggagcaggagcaggagatcTTCAGCTCTTCATTGACTCGGACGTGTTTGTGGACTCTGAATTAATCCGTCAGCTCGTTGATGAGGTTCTGATGGAGACGATTGCACTGATGCTGGGTCAGAGGGACACTCTGGATACTGGACCTGAACCAGCACCAGATCAGGAG GACGTACCAGTTCCACTGGTCCCAACACCAGTACCGACTCCACCACCCAGTCCGACCCAGCCCAGCCCAGAGACCACACCTGTGACCACGCCCCCTGCATCAGAACCATCCAGCCCTGTGAACAACGGGCCCCACCCACCAGTCCCAGCGCCAG AGCTGTTGGCCACTCCCACTCCCAGCCCAGAGCCCGCCCCTTCTGCGGGAATGACCACACCCCCCCTCACCTGGGGAGATGCTGAAGTGCGATTGGACGAGGAGAGACCAGAGCAACACCTGGATGCAGAGAACCAGCT GCTCAtgtctgaacctcctcagtccGACCCACattccccacctcctcctcctcctcctcctggacccAGACCAGCGTCTCCCTCCAGCTCATCAGATGCCTCCAGTTCCACCAGCAGAACCAGTTCCACCAGCAGAACAGCAGGAACCGAAGCACTGAAACACATCTCAGAGGGAGAACTTCTCCTCAGCGTCAACCAGCTGCTCGTCATGGCGG AGGATGAGACCATCGGCAGTTTCTCCAGCTCTCTGCAGGACATG GATTTGGACCCCCCCAGTGACGGGCAGATCCGAGGTCACAGCCTCCTGCTGGCTTTGGTGACCAAGATGGAGGAGGGAGCttcagacagaggacagagaccaCAGCCAGAG GGCTCCTGGAGAATgggagaccaggaccaggaccaggaccaggaggagaTGAGTATCGGGGAGTTCAGAGAAAAACTGAGGAGAAAACCAGATCCTTCACAGCGGAGTCCAGTCTCCTCACCTGGACAGACGAGTCAGACGGCAG ACTGGtcagaacatcatcatcatcatcgtcatcatcaggAGTCCTGTCCTCATG ctgaggaagaggaggaggttgaggagggaggaaccaggaggaTGGATGTTCATCTGCCCTCAACCAGaccagagaaggaggagaaggaggagaaggaggtgaaggaggtgaaggaggtgaaggaggactCTGACTCTTCCACCCACAGcgttttctga